The Pyrenophora tritici-repentis strain M4 chromosome 2, whole genome shotgun sequence genome window below encodes:
- a CDS encoding Tas, oxidoreductase (related to aryl-alcohol dehydrogenase), whose amino-acid sequence MQHVLQAGLSAGMSAVTGVHHGKHTKPNPVDPSFDGLAAVKPEDWISTADQKVTYKGKNGDVQAPPLCIGAWSWGDTSTWNWKPEEEPHVVEAWKHCVSKGVNFIDTAQVYGTGRSEAICGKLFQGMPRDSFIIQTKYFVVPQAKDILHPVDAPLKKLETSLKNFGLNYVDIYLVHGPIHLQTIPMIAKGMAACVEKGMTKTIGVANYSLADMIKMQEELSKYGVPLAINQVEFSVLRREPELSGLLQACKERGIVLQSYSSLAQGRLTGKYTADHQPPKTYRFSSYDMKDIEPVNATLKVIAERHGVPISAVALNYNLCKGITPVVGIRKEEQAVSNCAALGWRLSNEEIREIDGVSFAGHTTSLWQQG is encoded by the coding sequence ATGCAGCACGTTCTTCAAGCCGGGCTGTCTGCCGGCATGTCGGCGGTCACTGGCGTTCATCATGGCAAGCACACCAAGCCCAACCCGGTTGACCCTTCATTTGATGGCCTCGCCGCCGTGAAGCCCGAAGACTGGATATCCACCGCCGACCAGAAAGTCACGTACAAAGGAAAAAATGGTGATGTTCAAGCACCACCTCTGTGCATCGGTGCATGGTCCTGGGGCGACACTTCGACCTGGAACTGGAAGCCTGAGGAAGAGCCTCACGTAGTCGAAGCATGGAAGCACTGCGTCAGCAAAGGGGTCAACTTCATCGACACCGCCCAGGTCTACGGCACTGGTAGAAGTGAAGCAATATGCGGAAAGTTATTCCAAGGAATGCCACGAGACAGCTTCATCATCCAAACAAAGTACTTTGTCGTCCCCCAGGCAAAAGATATCCTCCACCCCGTCGACGCCCCACTCAAGAAGCTAGAAACCAGTCTCAAGAACTTTGGCCTCAACTACGTTGACATTTACCTCGTGCACGGACCCATCCACCTCCAAACTATTCCAATGATCGCAAAAGGCATGGCCGCCTGCGTCGAAAAGGGCATGACGAAGACTATCGGTGTAGCAAACTACAGTCTGGCAGATATGATCAAGATGCAAGAAGAGCTGTCTAAATACGGCGTCCCACTAGCCATCAACCAAGTCGAATTTTCCGTCCTGCGCCGAGAACCAGAACTCTCTGGTCTGCTGCAGGCGTGCAAAGAACGCGGTATCGTACTGCAGTCGTATTCTTCTCTCGCTCAGGGCCGGCTTACTGGAAAGTATACGGCTGATCACCAGCCGCCTAAGACGTATCGCTTTTCCAGCTACGACATGAAGGATATCGAGCCGGTCAATGCAACGCTCAAGGTTATTGCGGAGAGGCATGGTGTCCCGATTAGTGCTGTGGCGCTGAATTACAACCTTTGCAAGGGGATTACGCCGGTTGTTGGGATTAGGAAGGAAGAGCAGGCTGTTAGTAACTGTGCGGCATTGGGGTGGAGGTTGAGTAATGAGGAAATTAGGGAGATTGATGGAGTGAGTTTTGCGGGGCATACTACGAGTTTGTGGCAGCAGGGATAG
- a CDS encoding PotE, Amino acid transporter: MDQREFASAHGNVPAQHSYEFDTKPNAFETIPLSAHRPTVALAADPTHDPEDPLRHKNKNDSEKFDSSSESDTHLGDVSDIQNASQRPDPGESKKLNCTQTVIIFLTNEIGIGILSLPAALNTLGFFPGIVCIIGMGMLSLYTAYNLIQYWRKYPYMLNIVDYGRVLGGPWVECVFAVGFLINMALISASAVVTISIGLNTVSDHATCTVAFTVVAAVAMWAMCVPHSMRFVSWASWPCTISIIATVMVVMIALGVQGPRNPEAPLNLKAIGSPTFTQAVSAFLNIAFAFSGNQAFPTVLAEMENPSRDYPRAITIEKCISTTIYVIVAAVVYSLSGEQVASPALGSLKTTMAKVSYGVSFIGLLGTGLVFGMTAGRYLHVYFLRLISERKAKKNGATTELSPSVPKSSRARRASITMTDVGKKTEQAVWLFAVTLFWVVVWILANAIPVFNSLLNISAALLLSWFTWGVTVLFWFHLNWHGKWRSSWKKLATAAFNVFIMIVVLFMVVPGMYASIDSLLNTFATTKVNGAFTCADNSIL; the protein is encoded by the coding sequence ATGGACCAAAGAGAGTTTGCATCTGCCCATGGCAACGTTCCCGCGCAACATTCATATGAATTCGACACCAAGCCCAACGCTTTTGAGACCATACCCTTGTCCGCCCACCGACCCACGGTAGCCCTTGCAGCAGATCCTACCCACGACCCGGAAGACCCTTTGCGACACAAGAACAAGAATGACTCGGAGAAGTTTGATTCGTCGTCAGAATCCGACACACATCTAGGCGACGTATCAGACATCCAGAATGCGAGTCAACGACCAGACCCAGGCGAGAGCAAGAAGCTCAACTGCACACAAACTGTCATTATATTCCTGACCAACGAGATTGGTATTGGTATATTGTCTCTGCCAGCCGCTCTCAACACGCTCGGGTTTTTTCCAGGTATTGTGTGCATCATTGGTATGGGTATGCTCAGTCTGTACACTGCATACAACCTCATACAGTACTGGCGAAAGTACCCTTACATGCTCAACATCGTCGACTACGGCCGTGTCCTCGGCGGTCCCTGGGTCGAATGTGTCTTTGCTGTTGGCTTTTTGATCAACATGGCACTTATTAGCGCTTCGGCAGTCGTCACAATCTCGATCGGACTTAATACTGTCAGCGACCACGCAACCTGCACAGTCGCCTTCACCGTCGTCGCCGCTGTGGCTATGTGGGCAATGTGCGTACCACACAGCATGCGCTTTGTCTCCTGGGCATCCTGGCCGTGCACCATATCCATCATTGCGACTGTCATGGTTGTCATGATCGCCCTGGGTGTTCAGGGCCCTCGCAACCCTGAAGCACCTCTGAACCTCAAGGCTATCGGAAGCCCAACATTCACGCAAGCTGTCTCTGCGTTCCTCAACATCGCTTTCGCTTTCAGCGGCAACCAAGCCTTCCCAACAGTCCTCGCCGAAATGGAGAACCCCTCCCGCGACTATCCTCGCGCCATCACGATCGAAAAGTGTATTTCCACCACCATCTACGTCATTGTCGCTGCGGTTGTATACTCGCTATCTGGTGAGCAAGTCGCTTCGCCCGCCCTCGGATCTCTGAAGACTACAATGGCCAAGGTCTCTTACGGTGTCTCATTCATTGGACTTCTCGGAACCGGCTTAGTATTTGGAATGACAGCTGGACGCTATCTCCATGTCTATTTCCTGCGCCTGATTAGCGAGAGGAAGGCCAAGAAGAACGGCGCTACGACAGAGCTCTCTCCCAGCGTTCCGAAAAGCTCCCGTGCTCGACGTGCTTCTATCACCATGACCGACGTTGGCAAGAAGACAGAGCAGGCAGTCTGGCTCTTCGCTGTGACTCTTTTCTGGGTCGTCGTCTGGATTCTCGCCAACGCCATCCCGGTCTTCAACTCCTTGCTCAACATTTCCGCTGCACTTTTGCTATCATGGTTCACCTGGGGTGTTACTGTACTTTTCTGGTTCCATCTCAACTGGCACGGCAAGTGGCGTTCGAGCTGGAAGAAGCTTGCTACGGCTGCTTTCAACGTTTTCATTATGATTGTGGTCTTGTTCATGGTGGTTCCTGGTATGTACGCCAGTATCGATTCACTATTGAACACATTCGCCACCACAAAGGTCAACGGGGCCTTTACATGCGCGGACAACAGTATTCTATAG
- a CDS encoding Cutinase domain containing protein, with the protein MIARIAFSALLYASTAFAVCTKLEDCPQFEHLKTDECQTYHHFIARGSTSPYPGHVIETVGKVCNALNTQENPKACGYEDVQYAAQNGGERWCKSAHEGAINGAEQMRNYTARCPESHLLVMGFSQGGSVMLDVLGGGGGMLWGCDQAQNPAMDINSAPGSKVAAAVVFGPTRRSANQTFTRGGGDISDGGAPRSAEENAGLKPYADAGRLREYCQPGDPICAPQTDNKDMSKHLDYFDKFGDEAAAWVIDLAKKAEGVDRKSSAGNMLHKTISHPIANVFVLIFVLCVLYFVVRKFAVWKTSPIYARVNTTETV; encoded by the exons ATGATTGCCCGGATAGCTTTTTCGGCGCTGCTCTACGCATCCACTGCTTTCGCCGTATGCACCAAGCTCGAGGACTGCCCACAGTTCGAACACCTCAAAACGGATGAATGTCAGACATACCACCATTTCATCGCCCGAGGCTCCACATCGCCATACCCAGGCCACGTAATCGAGACTGTCGGCAAAGTTTGCAACGCCCTGAACACGCAGGAGAATCCCAAGGCCTGTGGCTATGAGGACGTACAGTATGCAGCCCAGAACGGGGGAGAGCGCTGGTGCAAGTCGGCTCATGAGGGTGCGATAAACGGCGCCGAACAGATGAGAAACTACACAGCGAGGTGTCCCGAAAGTCACCTGCTAGTCATGGGCTTCAGCCAGGGCGGCAGTGTTATGCTGGATGTACtcggtggtggtggtggcaTGCTCTGGGGATGTGACCAGGCGCAGAATCCCGCCATGGACATCAACAGCGCGCCGGGCTCCAAGG TTGCCGCAGCCGTCGTATTCGGTCCTACGCGTCGCTCCGCAAACCAAACCTTCACCCGCGGCGGTGGCGACATCTCTGACGGCGGCGCCCCACGATCAGCCGAGGAAAACGCCGGCCTTAAGCCCTACGCCGATGCAGGCAGGCTTCGCGAATACTGTCAGCCTGGCGATCCTATCTGTGCGCCTCAGACTGATAACAAGGACATGTCAAAGCACTTGGACTACTTTGACAAGTTCGGCGACGAGGCTGCCGCATGGGTAATCGATCTTGCAAAGAAGGCTGAAGGAGTGGACCGTAAGTCGAGCGCAGGCAACATGCTGCACAAGACCATTTCCCACCCGATTGCGAACGTCTTTGTCTTGATCTTCGTGCTTTGCGTACTATA CTTCGTCGTAAGAAAGTTCGCCGTATGGAAGACATCGCCCATCTACGCTCGTGTCAACACAACCGAAACCGTATGA
- a CDS encoding DUF566 multi-domain protein, translating to MSSIVSALTDLVKSLLEVVWSFFTTAGELVQKTAQFFLSIATGILNLFVDFFRGLVDLAGGLVSFILGNVLMLGVIAALVFGFLQYQRSQGRTVTVGNKKLN from the exons ATGTCGTCCATCGTCAGCGCTCTCACCGACCTCGTCAAGTCGCTGCTAGAAGTCGTCTGGTCCTTCTTCACCACTGCCGGCGAACTCGTTCAGAAGACGGCACAGTTCTTCCTCAGCATTGCTACTGGAATCCTCAACCTCTTTGTTGACTTCTTCCGTGGCCTTGTCGATCTCGCTGGAGGTCTCGTGAGCTTCATACTCG GCAACGTTCTTATGTTGGGCGTCATCGCTGCTCTTGTCTTCGGGTTTCTCCAGTACCAGCGCAGCCAGGGCAGGACGGTCACGGTCGGCAACAAGAAGCTCAACTAG
- a CDS encoding PAT1 multi-domain protein gives MSFKFDKLLAKGKAKLSEFTGQPSGSQHQQGYPGQQPPQGYQQSPPGYQQPPQGYQQPPQGYAPGQYSGSQYPPQYPPQYPPQNQYQQPPQNQQWGAPQQQPQQWGSPPPQQQHFAPPVPQGSKPQTPQPGSPPPIPQNRPQSAQPPPPQNLPPPQAEKVYWKPSFAITTPVSQNFRHEIGDHGWGNNEKQMYTNDPANSFHHDNRLIVRALVQNGSYTSARLTSHQTLSRPRGYLTATCLPPSAPGIWPAYWMLPADPFKWPTDGEIDLAESWNGETENHSCLHWGSYTGEDAQKHRVVKTHLPDLPRQPHTYGFAWIEEEGIPGWRGRMIWYIDGKPVMKGSIPEGTRRMEDFRILINIAMGGTVNQGKLPADGYYDFVVSDLKMCEEPQGGWQQFEHAWSCTPEGKAL, from the coding sequence ATGTCGTTCAAGTTCGACAAGCTCCTTGCGAAAGGAAAGGCGAAGCTGTCCGAGTTTACAGGCCAGCCCTCTGGTAGTCAGCATCAGCAAGGCTATCCAGGGCAGCAGCCCCCGCAAGGATATCAACAATCCCCTCCAGGGTACCAACAGCCTCCCCAGGGTTACCAACAACCGCCTCAGGGCTACGCGCCAGGCCAGTACTCTGGCAGCCAATATCCTCCTCAGTATCCTCCACAGTATCCGCCCCAGAACCAGTACCAGCAGCCTCCTCAGAACCAGCAATGGGGTGCGCCTCAACAGCAACCGCAGCAATGGGGCTCGCCGCCTCCCCAACAACAGCATTTTGCACCACCCGTCCCACAAGGTAGCAAACCTCAGACACCACAGCCTGGCTCCCCGCCGCCTATCCCTCAGAATCGCCCCCAATCCGCCCAACCGCCGCCCCCGCAGAACCTTCCTCCCCCGCAAGCAGAGAAGGTGTACTGGAAGCCCTCGTTTGCCATCACGACACCCGTGTCGCAGAATTTCCGGCATGAGATTGGCGACCATGGTTGGGGTAATAACGAGAAACAAATGTACACAAACGACCCAGCAAACTCGTTTCATCATGACAATCGCTTGATTGTACGCGCGCTGGTACAGAACGGTAGCTACACGTCTGCGCGATTGACCTCGCACCAGACACTTTCGCGACCGCGCGGATACTTGACGGCGACGTGTCTACCCCCCTCAGCACCTGGAATCTGGCCTGCATACTGGATGCTTCCGGCAGATCCATTCAAATGGCCAACTGACGGCGAGATAGACCTCGCTGAGAGCTGGAACGGCGAGACCGAGAACCATTCGTGCTTGCACTGGGGCTCGTATACCGGCGAAGACGCACAAAAGCACCGCGTCGTCAAGACGCATCTACCCGATCTGCCACGGCAACCCCATACCTACGGTTTCGCTTGGATAGAAGAAGAGGGCATACCGGGCTGGAGAGGGCGTATGATTTGGTACATTGATGGCAAACCAGTCATGAAGGGTTCCATTCcagaagggacaaggcgTATGGAGGACTTTAGGATCCTCATCAACATTGCCATGGGTGGAACTGTAAACCAGGGGAAACTGCCAGCTGACGGATACTACGACTTTGTAGTTAGTGATCTCAAGATGTGCGAGGAGCCTCAGGGTGGATGGCAGCAGTTCGAGCATGCTTGGAGCTGCACACCCGAGGGTAAAGCCTTGTAA